In the Cololabis saira isolate AMF1-May2022 chromosome 7, fColSai1.1, whole genome shotgun sequence genome, one interval contains:
- the slc35a4 gene encoding probable UDP-sugar transporter protein SLC35A4, with protein MIVIHNVGHSSPTGSRRQWAKRIKWGVLLVLMVLIYGSHAPLITLTKVDGHIPFNASSCVVMIELAKLLISLLSLILTGGASALRVPPRLLLVGPYAVPAVLYALNNNLVVLMQAYMDPSSYQILSNLKIASTAVLYSLCLGKRLRRAQWFAVGLLVAAGVCHSYSSLALEDVEGANAEEGPRLHVTAWGLFLVLLYCCVSGLAAVYTERVLKSQKLPLSLQNLYLYLFGVAINGLSSLSSVTGDKSFLEGYSWVVWVIIAGQAANGLLMSVVLKHGSGITRLFVISSSMLVNALLSWLILGLQLTPFFPLPVTLIGLAACLYYRY; from the coding sequence ATGATTGTGATTCATAACGTGGGGCACAGTTCCCCAACAGGGAGTAGGAGACAGTGGGCGAAGAGGATTAAATGGGGTGTTCTCTTGGTGCTGATGGTCCTCATCTATGGCTCTCATGCGCCACTCATCACTCTCACCAAGGTAGACGGCCACATCCCGTTCAACGCATCCTCTTGTGTTGTAATGATTGAACTAGCTAAGCTTCTCATCTCTCTGTTGAGTCTTATTCTCACTGGAGGTGCATCAGCCCTGCGTGTTCCCCCACGTCTGCTCCTCGTGGGCCCCTATGCGGTCCCCGCCGTGCTCTATGCCCTCAACAACAACCTGGTTGTTCTTATGCAGGCCTACATGGACCCAAGTTCATACCAAATTCTGTCTAATCTTAAAATAGCCTCGACTGCAGTGCTGTACTCCCTCTGTCTGGGCAAGAGGCTGCGGCGTGCTCAGTGGTTCGCTGTGGGACTCCTCGTGGCTGCAGGGGTGTGCCACAGCTACAGCAGCCTGGCTCTAGAGGACGTCGAAGGTGCTAACGCTGAGGAAGGTCCCAGGCTTCACGTCACTGCTTGGGGGCTTTTCCTTGTGCTGCTGTATTGTTGTGTGTCAGGGCTGGCTGCAGTTTACACAGAGAGGGTGCTGAAGAGCCAGAAGCTGCCCCTCAGTCTGCAGAATCTCTACCTCTATTTATTTGGAGTGGCCATTAATGgcctgtcctctttgtcctctgtAACAGGTGACAAAAGCTTTCTGGAGGGCTACTCGTGGGTGGTTTGGGTCATCATTGCAGGGCAGGCAGCTAATGGGCTCCTGATGTCCGTGGTTCTCAAGCACGGCAGCGGGATCACCAGACTGTTTGTCATTTCCTCCTCCATGCTGGTCAATGCTCTGCTATCCTGGCTCATCTTAGGTTTGCAGCTcactccttttttccccctacctGTTACTTTGATTGGACTGGCAGCTTGTCTTTATTACAGATACTAG
- the LOC133446943 gene encoding SLC35A4 upstream open reading frame protein produces the protein MADDKDPLKQLKDLSQLKDQLEEIQRRVENQVSAGISPGGSVLGSPFLKGFLAGYLVAKLRSSAILGVLLGTVTGIYAAQNYEVPNIERTVKDYMNNMKKRPK, from the exons ATGGCAGATGACAAG GATCCTCTGAAGCAGCTGAAGGATCTGTCTCAGCTCAAGGACCAGCTGGAGGAGATCCAGAGGCGAGTAGAGAACCAGGTGTCTGCAGGGATCTCCCCG GGAGGCTCAGTGTTGGGATCTCCGTTTCTGAAGGGCTTTTTGGCTGGCTATCTAGTGGCCAAGTTGCGCTCCTCTGCCATCCTGGGTGTGCTGCTGGGAACAGTCACCGGCATTTACGCAGCACAGAATTATGAGGTGCCCAACATTGAAAGGACCGTGAAAGACTATATGAacaacatgaaaaagagaccAAAGTAA
- the hmgxb3 gene encoding HMG domain-containing protein 3 isoform X2, which translates to MDKVEVLEVVRVTEEVETTYSPAEATTPKKRKGKAQEESVDKPKKPRSAYLLYYFDVHHLMQAGNPNMPQSEVNRRISESWKRLSVAEKSYYLEKAKLEKEGIDTLSLSPCKHLPGFRKILPRANCFIVPKSSSSTHQPGASLSEVTVESLDISVEGGVQSVSFNQDSQFTPLSLVEEVEVMEDHIVVGDVAEEMAVASSSLALQGIPASSSFKTASFIPSSPVSQGSADYIVNGVTLKGNETRVTSNCYSGALVQSTQEETTQVMAIVPSQNPLEPKPADGSLHPVMMFSFGGKSEQSVKPSYKMSVKTYTRRGRGRCLNPGCSFMYVTRHKPPTCPECGSHLGGKWIPAAKRTQETEAASKQSPQTAETEQNESCEAAPPLAQEGGADIQKPNTTGSDKKGQAQRCSRKKQEASSKRPLDGSSTKPQTESKKVKDNPKGKTIQNRSTAVVQRRPVRPILPAFCKTGGALIQIVTVPPDKGKFQAVNYNKSSAEPRESFSGLKPNTLKQLGQAIPASTMNQDCSAPSDRNHPVSSLTDKRLNVLSLVPFKQNATSSFDLGLSTARGRGRCKNPSCDYMYKNRHKPAVCPKCGCELTQKKDRDSKSMTLLDPYQALSPAQMDVQRQSTLQLLRHSLQIPESETELQETLNLIHELNTLKMVLVEEADLEQKNHASQETLLESGWPRFYESEATRCGLCCSPLFKGDQNTVAGQEDCCLLTETLMQTASLQLKMCLNVQCLALHSFTDLHPGLFNVGNRLLISIDLFLKIRANIRLGQSPAQAARTVFDNIPSHPVLALSPEESSQIQELLLSGYWAFECLTVRDYNDMICGICGIAPKLEIAQRNSNNVLELKNVEFTWPECSISDEVHVDDFWLTMESEAIEQAAFPADIPITRVDASIIAPFAPPLMRNSIVINTEKDKVQSEIQQPSGDPSVLVRLIHDGQLRLDKIEDHNEDELRTMLDRCGASLPLGATKNELLASLINLYTLVHSGLPTAPQPPAHLTAGKLSKICPHKVVCSSKYLVRGETARDHVDLLVSSRYWPPVYLCDSVRQVALCADLQYPELAVQMWGRNQGCFSDPFEKPEFVSCPELQDQPYSAELSLAAENQQVHPITKRSSCWMLHPPGAAQEPAAPEHHSMLLCRDLEPYVSVVAELVTKKKEEENEAAGKDSEDSSSPMVFNNTAYYYLHNRLVDFLTSRDIVSQQISQVVKACQPGEVVIRDTLYRLGVAQINTERDDNDPTVD; encoded by the exons ATGGACAAAGTGGAGGTTTTAGAGGTTGTGAGAGTCACAGAAGAGGTGGAGACCACCTACAGTCCAGCAGAGGCGACTACCCCCAAAAAGAGGAAGGGCAAAGCTCAGGAAGAAAGTGTTGATAAGCCCAAAAAGCCCAG aTCTGCCTACTTGCTTTACTACTTTGATGTTCACCATCTTATGCAAGCTGGAAACCCAAATATGCCGCAGTCAGAGGTCAACAGACGGATCAGTGAGAGCTGGAAACGACTCAGTGTTGCTGAGAAAAGCTACTATCTTGAGAAAGCCAAGTTAGAGAAGGAGGGTATAGATACA TTGTCTCTCAGCCCCTGCAAACACCTGCCAGGCTTTCGCAAAATCTTACCCAGAGCCAACTGCTTTATTGTTCCCAAAAGCAGCTCCTCAACTCACCAGCCAGGAGCTTCTCTGTCAGAAGTAACCGTTGAATCTCTGGACATTTCAGTTGAAGGAGGCGTGCAGTCGGTCTCCTTTAACCAGGACTCCCAGTTCACACCTCTCAGCTTGGTGGAAGAAGTGGAAGTTATGGAGGACCACATTGTTGTCGGTGATGTTGCAGAGGAGATGGCAGTGGCGtcttcttcactcgcccttcaaGGAATTCCAGCTTCCTCTTCGTTCAAAACCGCATCCTTCATCCCTTCATCTCCTGTATCTCAGGGCTCTGCTGACTATATAGTGAATGGTGTCACACTGAAAGGAAATGAAACACGAGTTACAAGTAATTGTTACAGCGGGGCTTTAGTGCAGTCAACACAAGAGGAAACTACACAGGTGATGGCCATAGTACCAAGCCAG AACCCTCTGgaacctaaaccagctgatggctCTTTGCATCCAGTGATGATGTTCTCATTTGGAGGCAAATCCGAACAAAGTGTTAAACCTTCCTATAAAATG tcTGTGAAGACATATACCAGGAGAGGTCGAGGGAGGTGTCTAAATCCTGGCTGTTCATTTATGTACGTCACCCGCCACAAGCCGCCGACGTGTCCTGAATGTGGGAGCCACCTGGGTGGAAAATGGATACCTGCT GCTAAAAGGACACAAGAGACGGAGGCTGCATCCAAGCAGTCGCCACAGACAGCTGAAACCGAGCAGAATGAAAGCTGCGAAGCGGCGCCGCCTCTTGCTCAGGAGGGGGGAGCTGATATCCAGAAACCAAACACCACTGGGAGCGACAAAAAAGGTCAAGCTCAGCGATGCTCCAGAAAGAAGCAGGAAGCCTCGTCTAAGCGGCCACTAGATGGCAGCAGCACCAAACCTCAGACTGAATCAAA AAAAGTGAAAGACAATCCCAAAGGTAAAACGATTCAGAACCGGAGCACTGCTGTTGTGCAGAGGAGGCCCGTGAGACCCATCCTTCCTGCCTTCTGTAAAACAG GTGGAGCTTTGATTCAGATTGTAACCGTCCCTCCTGACAAAGGAAAATTTCAAGCTGTAAACTACAATAAGTCATCAGCCG AACCTCGAGAGAGTTTCTCAGGTCTCAAACCCAACACTTTGAAGCAGCTCGGTCAGGCCATCCCTGCATCCACAATGAACCAG GATTGTTCTGCCCCGTCAGACAGAAACCATCCAGTTTCTTCACTGACTGATAAGAGACTGAATGTCTTGTCACTAGTGCCTTTCAAACAAAATGCCACTTCGAGCTTT GACCTGGGTTTGTCCACAGCACGAGGCAGAGGTCGCTGTAAGAACCCATCCTGTGACTACATGTATAAGAACAGACACAAACCTGCAGTGTGTCCAAAGTGTGGCTGTGAGCTCACCCAGAAGAAAGATAGAGATTCAAAG TCTATGACTTTGCTTGACCCATATCAAGCTCTAAGTCCTGCCCAGATGGACGTCCAGCGCCAAAGTACTCTGCAACTGCTGCGCCATTCCCTGCAGATTCCCGAGAGTGAAACTGAGCTTCAGGAAACACTTAACCTCATCCATGAGCTAAACACTCTTAAGATGGTCTTGGTTGAAGAGGCTGATCTGGAACAGAAAAATCACGCCTCGCAAGAGACCCTGTTGGAGTCTGGGTGGCCGCGGTTCTACGAATCAGAAGCGACTCGCTGCGGCCTGTGTTGCTCCCCTCTCTTCAAAGGAGACCAGAA TACTGTCGCAGGACAGGAGGACTGCTGTTTGCTCACCGAGACTCTGATGCAGACAGCTTCTCTCCAGCTCAAGATGTGCCTCAACGTTCAGTGTTTGGCCCTGCACAGCTTCACTGACCTGCATCCTG GTTTGTTCAACGTCGGGAACAGACTGCTGATAAGCATCGACCTGTTCCTGAAGATCAGGGCCAACATCAGACTGGGCCAGTCCCCCGCTCAGGCAGCCAGGACTGTATTTGACAACATCCCAAGTCATCCAG TCCTTGCTCTTAGTCCAGAGGAATCGTCTCAAATCCAAGAGCTTCTGCTGAGTGGTTACTGGGCTTTTGAGTGTCTGACAGTGCGAGATTACAACGACATGATCTGCGGCATTTGTGGCATTGCTCCCAAACTGGAGATTGCACAGAGGAACTCAAACAACGTCCTGGAGCTCAAAAATGTGGAG TTTACCTGGCCAGAGTGTTCGATCTCAGACGAGGTGCATGTGGATGACTTCTGGTTGACGATGGAGAGCGAAGCCATCGAGCAAGCAGCTTTCCCTGCAGACATTCCCATCACCCGGGTGGATGCTTCCATCATCGCTCCTTTTGCTCCGCCTCTGATGAGGAACTCCATAGTTATCAACACAGAGAAGGACAAAGTCCAGTCAGAAATACAGCAGCCTTCAG GAGATCCATCGGTTTTGGTCCGTCTCATTCACGACGGTCAGCTGAGACTGGACAAGATTGAGGATCATAATGAGGACGAGTTGAGAACGATGCTGGACCGCTGCGGGGCGAGTCTCCCTCTGGGTGCCACcaag AATGAGCTGCTGGCCTCTCTTATCAACTTGTACACGCTTGTTCATAGCGGCCTCCCTACCGCCCCGCAACCCCCTGCTCACCTCACTGCTGGCAAGCTCTCCAAGATCTGCCCGCATAAG GTGGTGTGTTCCTCAAAGTACTTAGTCAGAGGAGAGACGGCCCGAGACCACGTGGACCTGCTGGTGTCATCTCGCTACTGGCCTCCAGTTTATCTCTGCGACAGCGTGCGTCAGGTGGCACTTTGTGCTGACCTGCAGTACCCGGAGCTGGCAGTGCAGATGTGGGGCAGGAACCAAGGCTGCTTCTCGGACCCTTTTGAAAAGCCAGAG TTTGTGTCATGTCCTGAGCTGCAAGACCAGCCGTACAGCGCCGAGCTGTCCCTGGCAGCAGAGAACCAGCAGGTCCACCCCATCACCAAGCGTTCTTCTTGTTGGATGCTTCATCCTCCCGGAGCAGCGCAGGAGCCCGCTGCTCCAGAGCACCACTCCATGCTGCTCTGCAGAGACCTGGAGCCTTACGTCAGTGTGGTGGCGGAGCTCGTGACcaagaagaaggaggaggagaacgaGGCAGCCGGGAAGGACTCTGAGGACAGTTCATCACCCATGGTTTTCAATAACACCGCCTATTACTACCTGCACAACCGTTTGGTGGATTTCCTCACGAGCAGAGACATTGTAAGCCAGCAGATCAGTCAGGTTGTGAAGGCCTGTCAGCCTGGAGAGGTGGTGATCAGGGATACCTTGTACCGACTGGGAGTGGCACAGATCAACACGGAGAGGGATGACAATGATCCGACAGTTGATTAA
- the hmgxb3 gene encoding HMG domain-containing protein 3 isoform X1 — translation MDKVEVLEVVRVTEEVETTYSPAEATTPKKRKGKAQEESVDKPKKPRSAYLLYYFDVHHLMQAGNPNMPQSEVNRRISESWKRLSVAEKSYYLEKAKLEKEGIDTLSLSPCKHLPGFRKILPRANCFIVPKSSSSTHQPGASLSEVTVESLDISVEGGVQSVSFNQDSQFTPLSLVEEVEVMEDHIVVGDVAEEMAVASSSLALQGIPASSSFKTASFIPSSPVSQGSADYIVNGVTLKGNETRVTSNCYSGALVQSTQEETTQVMAIVPSQNPLEPKPADGSLHPVMMFSFGGKSEQSVKPSYKMSVKTYTRRGRGRCLNPGCSFMYVTRHKPPTCPECGSHLGGKWIPAAKRTQETEAASKQSPQTAETEQNESCEAAPPLAQEGGADIQKPNTTGSDKKGQAQRCSRKKQEASSKRPLDGSSTKPQTESNRKVKDNPKGKTIQNRSTAVVQRRPVRPILPAFCKTGGALIQIVTVPPDKGKFQAVNYNKSSAEPRESFSGLKPNTLKQLGQAIPASTMNQDCSAPSDRNHPVSSLTDKRLNVLSLVPFKQNATSSFDLGLSTARGRGRCKNPSCDYMYKNRHKPAVCPKCGCELTQKKDRDSKSMTLLDPYQALSPAQMDVQRQSTLQLLRHSLQIPESETELQETLNLIHELNTLKMVLVEEADLEQKNHASQETLLESGWPRFYESEATRCGLCCSPLFKGDQNTVAGQEDCCLLTETLMQTASLQLKMCLNVQCLALHSFTDLHPGLFNVGNRLLISIDLFLKIRANIRLGQSPAQAARTVFDNIPSHPVLALSPEESSQIQELLLSGYWAFECLTVRDYNDMICGICGIAPKLEIAQRNSNNVLELKNVEFTWPECSISDEVHVDDFWLTMESEAIEQAAFPADIPITRVDASIIAPFAPPLMRNSIVINTEKDKVQSEIQQPSGDPSVLVRLIHDGQLRLDKIEDHNEDELRTMLDRCGASLPLGATKNELLASLINLYTLVHSGLPTAPQPPAHLTAGKLSKICPHKVVCSSKYLVRGETARDHVDLLVSSRYWPPVYLCDSVRQVALCADLQYPELAVQMWGRNQGCFSDPFEKPEFVSCPELQDQPYSAELSLAAENQQVHPITKRSSCWMLHPPGAAQEPAAPEHHSMLLCRDLEPYVSVVAELVTKKKEEENEAAGKDSEDSSSPMVFNNTAYYYLHNRLVDFLTSRDIVSQQISQVVKACQPGEVVIRDTLYRLGVAQINTERDDNDPTVD, via the exons ATGGACAAAGTGGAGGTTTTAGAGGTTGTGAGAGTCACAGAAGAGGTGGAGACCACCTACAGTCCAGCAGAGGCGACTACCCCCAAAAAGAGGAAGGGCAAAGCTCAGGAAGAAAGTGTTGATAAGCCCAAAAAGCCCAG aTCTGCCTACTTGCTTTACTACTTTGATGTTCACCATCTTATGCAAGCTGGAAACCCAAATATGCCGCAGTCAGAGGTCAACAGACGGATCAGTGAGAGCTGGAAACGACTCAGTGTTGCTGAGAAAAGCTACTATCTTGAGAAAGCCAAGTTAGAGAAGGAGGGTATAGATACA TTGTCTCTCAGCCCCTGCAAACACCTGCCAGGCTTTCGCAAAATCTTACCCAGAGCCAACTGCTTTATTGTTCCCAAAAGCAGCTCCTCAACTCACCAGCCAGGAGCTTCTCTGTCAGAAGTAACCGTTGAATCTCTGGACATTTCAGTTGAAGGAGGCGTGCAGTCGGTCTCCTTTAACCAGGACTCCCAGTTCACACCTCTCAGCTTGGTGGAAGAAGTGGAAGTTATGGAGGACCACATTGTTGTCGGTGATGTTGCAGAGGAGATGGCAGTGGCGtcttcttcactcgcccttcaaGGAATTCCAGCTTCCTCTTCGTTCAAAACCGCATCCTTCATCCCTTCATCTCCTGTATCTCAGGGCTCTGCTGACTATATAGTGAATGGTGTCACACTGAAAGGAAATGAAACACGAGTTACAAGTAATTGTTACAGCGGGGCTTTAGTGCAGTCAACACAAGAGGAAACTACACAGGTGATGGCCATAGTACCAAGCCAG AACCCTCTGgaacctaaaccagctgatggctCTTTGCATCCAGTGATGATGTTCTCATTTGGAGGCAAATCCGAACAAAGTGTTAAACCTTCCTATAAAATG tcTGTGAAGACATATACCAGGAGAGGTCGAGGGAGGTGTCTAAATCCTGGCTGTTCATTTATGTACGTCACCCGCCACAAGCCGCCGACGTGTCCTGAATGTGGGAGCCACCTGGGTGGAAAATGGATACCTGCT GCTAAAAGGACACAAGAGACGGAGGCTGCATCCAAGCAGTCGCCACAGACAGCTGAAACCGAGCAGAATGAAAGCTGCGAAGCGGCGCCGCCTCTTGCTCAGGAGGGGGGAGCTGATATCCAGAAACCAAACACCACTGGGAGCGACAAAAAAGGTCAAGCTCAGCGATGCTCCAGAAAGAAGCAGGAAGCCTCGTCTAAGCGGCCACTAGATGGCAGCAGCACCAAACCTCAGACTGAATCAAA CAGAAAAGTGAAAGACAATCCCAAAGGTAAAACGATTCAGAACCGGAGCACTGCTGTTGTGCAGAGGAGGCCCGTGAGACCCATCCTTCCTGCCTTCTGTAAAACAG GTGGAGCTTTGATTCAGATTGTAACCGTCCCTCCTGACAAAGGAAAATTTCAAGCTGTAAACTACAATAAGTCATCAGCCG AACCTCGAGAGAGTTTCTCAGGTCTCAAACCCAACACTTTGAAGCAGCTCGGTCAGGCCATCCCTGCATCCACAATGAACCAG GATTGTTCTGCCCCGTCAGACAGAAACCATCCAGTTTCTTCACTGACTGATAAGAGACTGAATGTCTTGTCACTAGTGCCTTTCAAACAAAATGCCACTTCGAGCTTT GACCTGGGTTTGTCCACAGCACGAGGCAGAGGTCGCTGTAAGAACCCATCCTGTGACTACATGTATAAGAACAGACACAAACCTGCAGTGTGTCCAAAGTGTGGCTGTGAGCTCACCCAGAAGAAAGATAGAGATTCAAAG TCTATGACTTTGCTTGACCCATATCAAGCTCTAAGTCCTGCCCAGATGGACGTCCAGCGCCAAAGTACTCTGCAACTGCTGCGCCATTCCCTGCAGATTCCCGAGAGTGAAACTGAGCTTCAGGAAACACTTAACCTCATCCATGAGCTAAACACTCTTAAGATGGTCTTGGTTGAAGAGGCTGATCTGGAACAGAAAAATCACGCCTCGCAAGAGACCCTGTTGGAGTCTGGGTGGCCGCGGTTCTACGAATCAGAAGCGACTCGCTGCGGCCTGTGTTGCTCCCCTCTCTTCAAAGGAGACCAGAA TACTGTCGCAGGACAGGAGGACTGCTGTTTGCTCACCGAGACTCTGATGCAGACAGCTTCTCTCCAGCTCAAGATGTGCCTCAACGTTCAGTGTTTGGCCCTGCACAGCTTCACTGACCTGCATCCTG GTTTGTTCAACGTCGGGAACAGACTGCTGATAAGCATCGACCTGTTCCTGAAGATCAGGGCCAACATCAGACTGGGCCAGTCCCCCGCTCAGGCAGCCAGGACTGTATTTGACAACATCCCAAGTCATCCAG TCCTTGCTCTTAGTCCAGAGGAATCGTCTCAAATCCAAGAGCTTCTGCTGAGTGGTTACTGGGCTTTTGAGTGTCTGACAGTGCGAGATTACAACGACATGATCTGCGGCATTTGTGGCATTGCTCCCAAACTGGAGATTGCACAGAGGAACTCAAACAACGTCCTGGAGCTCAAAAATGTGGAG TTTACCTGGCCAGAGTGTTCGATCTCAGACGAGGTGCATGTGGATGACTTCTGGTTGACGATGGAGAGCGAAGCCATCGAGCAAGCAGCTTTCCCTGCAGACATTCCCATCACCCGGGTGGATGCTTCCATCATCGCTCCTTTTGCTCCGCCTCTGATGAGGAACTCCATAGTTATCAACACAGAGAAGGACAAAGTCCAGTCAGAAATACAGCAGCCTTCAG GAGATCCATCGGTTTTGGTCCGTCTCATTCACGACGGTCAGCTGAGACTGGACAAGATTGAGGATCATAATGAGGACGAGTTGAGAACGATGCTGGACCGCTGCGGGGCGAGTCTCCCTCTGGGTGCCACcaag AATGAGCTGCTGGCCTCTCTTATCAACTTGTACACGCTTGTTCATAGCGGCCTCCCTACCGCCCCGCAACCCCCTGCTCACCTCACTGCTGGCAAGCTCTCCAAGATCTGCCCGCATAAG GTGGTGTGTTCCTCAAAGTACTTAGTCAGAGGAGAGACGGCCCGAGACCACGTGGACCTGCTGGTGTCATCTCGCTACTGGCCTCCAGTTTATCTCTGCGACAGCGTGCGTCAGGTGGCACTTTGTGCTGACCTGCAGTACCCGGAGCTGGCAGTGCAGATGTGGGGCAGGAACCAAGGCTGCTTCTCGGACCCTTTTGAAAAGCCAGAG TTTGTGTCATGTCCTGAGCTGCAAGACCAGCCGTACAGCGCCGAGCTGTCCCTGGCAGCAGAGAACCAGCAGGTCCACCCCATCACCAAGCGTTCTTCTTGTTGGATGCTTCATCCTCCCGGAGCAGCGCAGGAGCCCGCTGCTCCAGAGCACCACTCCATGCTGCTCTGCAGAGACCTGGAGCCTTACGTCAGTGTGGTGGCGGAGCTCGTGACcaagaagaaggaggaggagaacgaGGCAGCCGGGAAGGACTCTGAGGACAGTTCATCACCCATGGTTTTCAATAACACCGCCTATTACTACCTGCACAACCGTTTGGTGGATTTCCTCACGAGCAGAGACATTGTAAGCCAGCAGATCAGTCAGGTTGTGAAGGCCTGTCAGCCTGGAGAGGTGGTGATCAGGGATACCTTGTACCGACTGGGAGTGGCACAGATCAACACGGAGAGGGATGACAATGATCCGACAGTTGATTAA